The sequence below is a genomic window from Sorangiineae bacterium MSr12523.
CAGATTCTCCGGCGCCGAGAGCTCGGGCGTCACCTCGTAACCGGGCAGGATCTCCAGCTCGACATCGCGGCCCGCCAGCTCGGGCGCCATGGTCACCTCGATGGTGCGCACCGCGTCCGGCCCGGCGAAGGGGCTCAAATGCAGGGTGATGCGCGCCCGCTGGCCGGCGTCCACCTCGTCGTCGAGAAGCTCGACCCCGCGCAGGCGCCACAAGTCGCGTGTATACTGCACATTCAGCGTCGACTCGACGCGCTCGATGCGGGCGGGCTCCCACGGGTTGTTGAGCACATCGCCCACCGCACGAACCGCGCGGGATGCCGCCCATTCGCCGGCCTCGGGCAAGCCGCCCACGGCCACGCCGAAGTCGTCCAACTCCACGGTGCCGTGGTTCTTGATGCTCACCTTGGAGTGCAGCTGCCAGGTGACGTCGCGCCGCTCGCTGATGGTGGCCTCCACCACCGAGCCAAAGACGGTGGCCATGAGGCCGGGGCTCATGAATTTCTCTTCCACGACGTCGGAGTTCCACACCTTGCGCGGGGCCACCTCGACGCCCTTCACCTCGACGCGAACCGGGAACGTGGGGCCCGACTGCTTTTCGTCGATGACGATGGCGCTCTGCCGGTCTTGCACCAGCGCCCCGAGCGGACGCACCGCCTCGCCCACTTTGAAGCTGTGTTGCTCGCTGGCATAGATCCAGAGCACGCGCCCGATGGCGGTCGGCAGGGCGCTGTCGCCGGCGTTGAACATGGGGTGTCCGAAGGCGACGAGCTTGTTGCCCTGCACGTGCGTGACCGTGCCCAGGCCCATGAGCGAGACGTCGCCCGTGGTGAGCTGCACCCCGATGGCGCCGCCGTCGACGTAGTGCTGGGGCGCATCGGCCTGCGGGCTCTGACCGCCGCCGGCCGCCATCGGCTCGAGCCCGAGCGGCTCGAACAGCTTGCGCGCCAGTTGCGCCGCGCGATCGCCGACGCCGGCCATGAGAAGCGGCGTGCCCGTGGGCACCGGCCCCGATCGATCGCGGGCCACGCGCTTGGCCATCTGCTCCGCGTGCGCGAGCAGGTTGTACCCACCGGGCGCACCCTCGAAGCCGTTCGAATCGAGCGAGGCCCGCCGCGGAGACACCGGCCGCACGGGCGCGGGGAGGGGCGCTCGGCCATCGCTGGGCCAGAAGCCCGGCGGAATGGGGCGCTGCATCTCCGTGAGCATGGGCGCAATCGGCGTGACGCCCGCCACGGGCTCCGCCTGAAAATTGGAAAGGCTGTACGCGTACGCGCCGGCGAGCCGTCCACCATCGAGGTAGATGGGGCTTCCGCTCATGCCCTTCACGTTGCGTGTGATGTTCAAACGCGGGTGGGGCGTCTTGATCAGAATGAGGTCCTGCGACGGCCGAAAGTTGTGCAGGACGCCGACGACTTCCACGTCGAAGCGCTCGGGGACGGTGCCGCGGAAGACGGTGAGGCCGTAGCCTTTCATCCCTTCCTTGATCTCGTTCACGGAGATGGTCGGGTTGCGCGCCTGTCCGCGCGCGAGCGGCAACGACAGACCGAGTCCGGCCACGAGCCCCACGAAGAGGGCCAAGCCAACGAAACCAGAAGGATGCGTACGCACGGGACCTAGCTTAGCGGGCGGGCGCCTTCAGGAGGTCTATTTACATCCATTCGTATCATCGAATATTATGCATGGCATGAGTACGACACCGAGCGCGGCGCCGCGCATTTTATCGACGCGAGACGGGTACGATCTCTGGGCGGAGATTTACGACACCGAACAAAATCCGCTCATTTTGTTGGAGGAACCCGAGGTGAAACGCCACCTTGGCGATGTTCGCGGCTTGGCCGTCGCGGACGTGGGCTGTGGAACGGGCCGCCACGCCGTGCGCTTGGCAGCGGAGAGGGCGCACGTGACCGCCCTCGATTTTTCCGAGGGCATGATCGGGCGCGCCAAGGCGAAAGCGACCGTGGGCGACATCTCCTTCGTGGTGCACGACATTGCGACGCCGCTCCCACTGGCCGATCGCAGCATGGACCGCGTGATCAACTGCCTCGTGCTCGACCACGTGCCGACAGCGCGGCTCGAGGCGTTGTTTCGCGAGCTGGGGCGCATCTGCAAGCGCGATGGCTTCATCGTCGTCTCAGTGATGCACCCGGCGATGATGCTGCGCGGAGTGCAAGCGCGCTTCACGGATCCCAAGACGGGGCAGGAGACCCGGCCGGAAAGCAGCCCGAACGTGATCAGCGACTACGTGATGGGCGCACTCGGGGCGGGGCTGCGCGTGCTGCATCTTTCCGAACACGCCGTCGGCGACGAGCTGGCCTCGAGCGTGCCGCGCGCCGCGAAATACCTGGGCTGGCCCGTGCTCTTCATGATGAAGCTTGCGCCGGGCGATACCTAGGCAGGTATGCTCGCGGCCATGGGCTGCCTATTTTGCAACATCGTTGAAGGTAAAGTGCCGGCGAAGCTCGCCTACGAGAACGAGCACGTCGTGGCGTTCCACGACATTCGGCCGATGGCGCCGACGCACGTGCTGGTGATTCCGCGCAAACACATCGTCGGCATCGGCGAAGCGACGGACGAAGACGTGAACACGCTCGGACAGGTGATGCTCGCCGGCCGTCGCGTCGCCGAGACGTTGAAACTCGAGGAGGGCTACCGTCTCGTGG
It includes:
- a CDS encoding methyltransferase domain-containing protein, whose translation is MSTTPSAAPRILSTRDGYDLWAEIYDTEQNPLILLEEPEVKRHLGDVRGLAVADVGCGTGRHAVRLAAERAHVTALDFSEGMIGRAKAKATVGDISFVVHDIATPLPLADRSMDRVINCLVLDHVPTARLEALFRELGRICKRDGFIVVSVMHPAMMLRGVQARFTDPKTGQETRPESSPNVISDYVMGALGAGLRVLHLSEHAVGDELASSVPRAAKYLGWPVLFMMKLAPGDT
- a CDS encoding histidine triad nucleotide-binding protein, coding for MGCLFCNIVEGKVPAKLAYENEHVVAFHDIRPMAPTHVLVIPRKHIVGIGEATDEDVNTLGQVMLAGRRVAETLKLEEGYRLVVNNGENAGQSVFHLHLHVLGGRPLAWPPG